DNA from Onychomys torridus chromosome 1, mOncTor1.1, whole genome shotgun sequence:
agaaggggttggggatttagctcagtggtagagcacctgcaaggccctaggttcggtcctcagctctgaaagaaaaaaaaaaggacaaaaaagctacacagagaaaccctgtctggaaaaaccaaaaaaaaaaaaaaaaaaaaaaaaaaaaaaaagcaggagatTCCACTCTGGAATGTGAGTTAGCCTGGCATGGGCAGAGGAAAGACAAGAGACCTTCTGTCAGATACGGTGGAAGATGAGGACTCATACCCaaggttggcctctgacctccacgtgcacatGTTCTAGTGCACCAAAGGAATCATATGtctacactcacatacatacaaatgtgtgCAAAAACACACATGATAGatatggtggtacacgcctttaactccagcactcagaagaggcaggtggatctctgggagttcgaagCCAACAAGTTCCAGATCATGCCAGCCAGAGCTATccagaccctatttcaaaacaacaagaaggcacaccctcccccacacaaaaagaatgaaagagagagatgagaagaaaCTTGGGATGAACCTCAGCTGTCTGGTTAAGGCAGAAAATAAGAACGTCGCTGCGATGAGGGGCAATCAACACAGAGACCACCTATGGGTTTCCTGTTCCCTCCTACAGGGCTCCCAGTCTGGGAGGATGagcagaaatcagaaaaacagcaatcatgacccacagattaAAACAGGAAGTCCTATGTCCAAGCTTGTGCAAAACATGAGGAGGCTTTTTAGACCTCTGTAGACTCAGGAACTTCCCAGGAGACGTCCCTACCCTCACTCAGGTGCCACGGCTCCCCTGATCAAGAAGAGGACAGGGCTCAGAAGACACAGCCGTCCCAtcccaggtgtgcaccatcattgACAAAGACACAACCCACGCCACAAGAGCCAATGTCACAGTGCCAGGGTAGGGGACATTCTACATGACAGCTGTTGCTAACCTCCAACAAGGTAGACAAAAGGCTGAGTGTCAGGGAACAAAGTTCAGGAAGCAAGTCACTGGGGACCACCAGTCACTGGCTCAGGGGACCAGTAAGTGCTTGCTTACTGAAGTCTTGAGCTTCatacaatcttttcttttttggttttcccagacaggtgctgggattaaaggtatgggctaccactgcctggccataccatctcccccacccccacatatatatatgtgtgtgtgtgtgtgtgtgtgtgtgtgtgtgtgtgtgtgtgtgtgtaggaaaaaaacaaagctcagagctggagagatggcccagcagttaagagcactggctgctcttccagaggacccgggttcaattcccagcacccacatggcaactcacaactgttccaggggatttgacaccttcacaccaatgcatattaaaaataataataataataataataataataaagttaaaaaacaaaaaacaaaaaactctgaagCATGTTGTATGAAGCCTGCAACTACTCTTAAATATTTAGGGGATAAagttcttcatattttatttataactttttttgaATATCTGAGgtcattttcaaatttttgtttgttttgttttatttgagacagggtttctctgtgtagccttggctgtcctggaccttgctctgtggaccaggttggccttgattcCATAGAGATCTACTcacctatgcctcctgagtgccaggattaaaggcatgtgccaccactgcccagccaaaaaaaaaatcatttttttttttgaactgaggattgaacccagggcctagcaagcactctaccactgagctaaatccccaacccaaatcattttaatgttataaaatatctgtgttttcctgcaAGCTGAGTGCCAAATGAGCAATAAAAGACATAATCCCGCACCCCTACCCAGGCAACACAGGGTCCAGCCTGCTGCAGGGACAAGGGAGGAGGCTGAACCCTGTTGGAAGAAGTGGAGTCCGAGTGTGTCTTCAGGATGGAAGGGTTCAGATAGACAAAAGGGAAGATAATGTGAGCCAGGCACAGGCCTGTGgtccactcctttaatcctaccactcaggaggcagaggcaggtggatatctgtgcaatcaaggccagcctggtctacagagtctaCTGATGTCAGGACATCCAGGGATgttgcacagggaaaccctgtctggaggtgggaggtgggaaggaatataaagaagcaagcaagagagggaaagggactttattttattttatttttagttcttataGACAAGTTTCTCATGCTGGAGAACCcagcaaatataaaaaataaatgttcatcaGCAGGAGAAGgttcaggtaatattttatccagAGTATGGACCTTTAAAAAGTGTACTGACAGAAATTTGCCCAAAATGTGCTGCTAAGCAAAAACCCAAGGTCAAACTGCCCACACAGAGAGGGTCATCTCTGTTGtcagctgcaggacacaggtaCTGGCACAGtccctgtggtggtctgaaagaaaatggctcccaaagggagtgcaCTATTAGATGGTGTGGCTTTCTTGggtgggtatggtcttgttggaggaagtgtgtcactgtggtggcgggttttgaggtctcatatatgctcaagccatgcccacttcctgttgtctgtggatcgAGATGTGAGGATGctcagctccagcatcatgtctgcctgcatgctgccttgctttccCATGACAATAATAAccgaacctctgaactgtaaaccaccccaattaaatgtttcccttataagagtttctgtggtcatggtgtctctttatcaaatagaaaccctaagagagTCCCTCACACGAGACACAGCGTGATCCAATTCCATGGTTTGTCAAGGCAAGGAGATAGTTTGCTCATACATTTCTACTGGAGTAAACCTGACAATAGCAACATTAGGTCATTTCAGTTTCTGTGGAAGTAGTCTGATACAAACAAAAGAAGCCTTACACATAAGTGAACAGCATGGTTGtgtccaataaaactttatttacaaacacAGACAGAAGCCTAGACCTTGCCAGTCCTAACCCAGcacttcaagagaaaaaaataaacacattagcACAAGCCCTATTTAACTCACAGGAAGCAATTCTGTGGCTGGGGCATGGGTCagaggtagagcatttgcctagcgtGTATGAGACTCCGGGTTCCAGCCACAGCActacaaagaataaaattcaaGCCAAACCACGATTCTGAGGACAACAGCTTGCATACACTTGAATTCTTTTATACTCACCGATTTTGGGATGTGATGTTGGCAATGCAGCTTCTGGAAACGGGGCAATCTGGCAGCTGTCCTGATAGCCAGGATAGTGGGGTTCAGGATGGCCAACCCTGCAGGGGGGCTGCACACCTGCCTCTTGCACTGTTAGTGAGAAAGAGGCAGACAGCCTCAGCACTTTGCTATTGACACAGCAGAATTAATTCCATGTGCCTACAGCTGCCTGCATTCTCAATGCAGAGATACCAGCCCTGGGCGGCTGCTGAGTACCTGGAGTGTGCACTTTGAATTGATTGACACATTGGGATTTGGGTGgttgatgaaataaaatttattacaAAAGAGATCATCATGTACTTTGCTAACGTGACTCTCAGATTATTTAAAAGTACACATGGGATTGTTTCTAGTGGCTGGTGTCAGCCTAAAGCAACAGCTACAAATgctatgtatctctgtgtgttggtCACAGCGCTATTTCTCCAATACCCACCAGGCTCCCAACAAGATCTAGCTTTGCTCAAGGCCCTTGCCGAGGAGCCAGCCAACAGACTGCCATAGGTGTTTGGGACATATCAGGCCGCTACTGAGACAACTTACCTGTCGCTCCTGCAAAGACATCACCTTGGGCTGGGCTCTCAGAGATGACAGCAGTAGCCTCTACAGTGGATGCTCGGTCAAAGGTCAGTGCTCCAGAGGTAGTGATCTGTCCTGAGGGTGTCACAGTGACTGGAAAAAGCAAAAGGCATTTTACTCAAGGCCAGGCCAGGCACTGGGCCCaaagcatgcactgctctttGCAAAGTGCAGGTTTCAGAGAGATCCCAGGAGCTGGGCCAAAGAGCACACAGTGACATACCCCACACATGCTATGATACCAGGAAGCCCATGATATTGGCATGTGGAGAAGAGAGCCAGACAGGGCAGGCCTCAGGCCTCTAGCTACCCTGTGCTCCagccagaaaataaaatgtcaattaactttaaaatacttGGCAGTCTGAATCAAGGGAAAAGACTTCAGACTGTCTAAGAAATGAGAACCCCTCCGCTGGGCTAAGGCAGAAAAACAGGCCCACACCTCAGCAAAGCACTCTCTGCTCTGCTGGCACTCACAGGTGGTGGCCGCCGTGGCAGGAAGCAGCGTGATGTTCTTGGGAGAATCCTTCTTAACTGGAGTTGTGGGCAGCTCATTCTCTTTCTTGCGCCTTTTGTAAGGGACGAAGAGCCTGACTGGGCCACTCTGGAGAGGAAAGTAAAGCTGACCAAGGGTGGACAGTGCCTGCTTCCCACACCTCATCAGGTTAGTCTATTAGCACTGCGGACAGCAGAAGCACCCGCACCCCACACGCCCCCACACCCCACACGCCCCCACACCCCccatgcccccacaccccacacgCCCCTGTGCAGCCCTCAAAATGGCAGGAAAGACATTTTCAGAAGAAACAGATGAGCAGCACAGCTGCCAAGCAAGAACACGTGCATCCTCCACATCTGGAGCTTTAGATTCTTAGAAGAAAGGAAGTGGGGACCAAgtaaaggagaacaaggaaaaccaCAGCCTGAAATGAAAGTCAGCAGCAGTGAGGAGAGTCACTCAGAGCCGTCTGAGACACATGGAAGCAGCACTGGCAAGTGGCATGCTCTATAATCTCAGcaaccaagaggcagaggcaagatgatGTTCAAGGggccatgagttcaagtccagcctgggttacagtgtgagaccctATGTCAGAAATAAAAAGCTCAGGGCCAGGAGTAGTGGCACATGCtgttaatccccagcactcaggaggcagaggcaggtggatctctgtgagttcaagaccagccttatctacatagtgagttccatgatatccagagctacacagtgagaccctgtcctgaaataaataaataaataaatataaataaaaataaatgctgggtggtggtgtgcacGCCTTtcgtcccagcacttgggaggcagaggcagacagatctctgagtacagagagagttccaggacagccaatgctacacagagaaaccctgactcaatcaataaaaataaactaaaagctCAGCGGTGGATAacagcacttgccaccaaacctaccaagactgaaaacctgagtttgattcctgactTCTTCCCTTATCAataatcattaaccaagaaaattccctacacgcctgggcagtgatggcaaacacctttaatcccagcactttggaggcagagacaagaggatctgtgagttcgatacaaagcaagttccaggacagcctccaagctacagagaaaccctgtcctggggggggggggggggagaagaaaagaaaagaaaattccttaGAGACATGCCCACAAGATAATCTGGCCAAggtaattcctcaactgagagTCACTCTTCTGGGTATGTTAACAACAATTAGCCAGCACATCACATGCCTCCACCTGGTGAGTGTGGCCATCACACATGTGTAATTTATGTGGtgcaaggctttgtgcatgctgggcgaACACTCTACCACCTGAGTTACAGCCcagcccttccctccttcttcccatggCTCTTTGGCTTCTGCGCCTGCACCTCTCCTTTCTGCTATTGTGCCTGCTTCTTGCTCAGCCCCATGTCTTAGTTTAGTTGCCAACCAGACCTTACAGGCGACACACTGTGGCCACAGTGGGTACTGACACCCACTACACCAGGCTTTTTGCTCTCCTGCCTTGTTGTCTAGATGAAGCATCCCCTGCAGGGTGCAGTGGTCTCTGAGAGCTCAGCCTGGGTGTGCAGTTGCCTCAGATAAGAATAGGCTTCTGACTGGCTGACTCTGTGGGCTTCTCTGCTAAGCTGGTGCCTACAGGCAGAGCTACAGATAGGTTCCAGAGTTCCTGACAGATCCCTGCCATGTAAATTGCCATTATCTGAGCAAGCTAATCTATGGCTCTTCAAAGGTAAACCTCTGTACCTGCTCTTAATCTGAGCAGGCTTTTCTTGGCTGCTGCTTTTCTTGATTCTCTCTAGCTGATGCAAAGCAGCATCTTGCTCTGATGTGGCTACTAGTCTTCCCACTGTTCCCGAATATTCTTAGCTTTAGACATTCCTATAGTTGCTCTAAAACAAGTCAGTTCATTAAAGGGGTCATAGTTCACATTATCAGAATGGCAGCCCCACTGTGTGCACAGGGATTAAGACAGGGCCCACCACAATTTGGATACTAGCCCTAGAAACACGCTGAGCTGAAGATGTCAAGCAACAGGCTCAGGCAGCCTGATACAGGGCTGAGGTAAGGGGTCTCACCCTGGCCCTGGCTGGGAAGTCCCTGTAACCCACAGCTGTCAGAGGAGCAAGGCTATAGCCTCCCCTACTGTGAGGGGACCTATCCCTTGTTAGGGAGCTGAGGGGGAAGGCCAATCTTGAGAGGAGCCTCCTTCAACCTGAGCTGGAGGAGGAGACCGGGCCTCTTGTTCTTTCCTTTGGACTTGGTACTCTACTTAGGTGTTTACTGCCCTGAGGGCCCTGGGGACAGTCTCCAGAGATGTCAAGTAGCTGTTGCCCACAGTTTTCACCACTTACTCTTTGGGGGACAGTCTAGTGGAGCACCTCACATCCCCTAgtgcagtggtcctcaaccttcctaatgctgcgaccctctAACATAGtacctcatgctgtggtgacacccagtcataacattatttcattgctacttcatgactggaATTTTGCTCATAAAAGTGTTATGagtcatgatgtaaatatctgatatgcaggacaccTGATattcgacccctgtgaaaggatcatctGACAAACCCCAAAAGGGGctgggacccacaggttgagaaccgctgccctAGTGGTATTTAAAGACTGCAGCTCGGTTCCATGTCTTAGAAACTCTGGGTCTAAGCCTATGTCACAAAGAGAGTGCCATGTGTTACCTTGTAAATGTCACAGCCTTGCTCTCATGTTCAGATCTTTGCTACAATCTGAATTCACTTTTATCCACAGTGTCGTCTGGGTCAAAGCTCATTCCTTGCCCAGGACCATCCAATGGTTCAGCGCACATGTTGGAAACTTGGGGTTGGCAGCTGGACTCTGGTCAGTTCCCAAGAGATCTCAGATCCTGCTCACACACTGTACTGACTACCACAGCAACACAGAACTCTTACAAGCCCATGGTGTGGGCTTGGCAATTTCAGACTTGTGTCCTGAGGCTCTTAAAAGACTAATCTCATGCTGCTCTATGACTCCACAGATCTCTGACAGTCTCAGCCATTCGCTTTTTGGGTTTTTaatgatgtttaaaattatattattttcactAAACTTTTTCATAGTAGAATATTAAAATTagataaactgggcatggtggcaaaccctttaatcccagcactcaggaggcagaggtgggaagatctctgagtttgaggactgcctggtctacatagtgagttccagggcagccagcactacagagcctgtctcaaaaacaaacaaataaacaaaaagtttaaatataCTTGGTATTTAAAGGCGAGAACATAGCATCTCTCTCCCATTACAATTTCTTTCTGCTCTATACCTACAAACATGTAGACAGCAGtaactggactcagtgagttatggggaaaaaaaaaagaggccatgaaggtGAAAGCATGTTGAGGAGAGCCAGGGATGTGGGAGGGGAGTCTTAGGTGTACATGATCAAGacacattgtataaatgtatgaaactgtcaaagagaattctaaaattattcttaaaatattctctctctcggGAGCTGGGcagatggttcagaggtttaaagcactgttgctcttgcagaggacctatgtttgatcccagcacccacacggtggctcacaacctcctatagCTCCAGTTCAACAGGAttccatgccctcttctgcacatatacataaaaagaaaagaaataaacattttaaaaaattctcaccaggcggtggtgccatacgcctctaatcccagcactcgggaggcagaggcaggtggatctctgtgagttcaaggccagcctggtctaccgagctagtccaggacaggctccaaagctacagagaaaccctgtcttgaaaaacaaaacaaaaaaccaaaacaaaacaaaaaaaagttctctAACTTTTTGGGAGatggtctcactaagtagccatggctggcctggaacttgttatgtaacccaggctggtttcCAACTTGAAGCAATTCACCtaactccatctcccaagtgttgggattccagCCACatgccaccctgcctggcctaAAGTTTTACTTGTCACCTAGTAATTTACCAGACTAGTAATGAAACTAAAGCAAGGAAATCCTAATTAGGTGGCTTAACTATTATGTTTAAGACACTTGAAagtaatttgtaattttttttttctggagttgaggaccgaacccaggaccttgcacttgctaggcaagtgctctaccactgagctaaatccccaaccccgtaatTTGTAATATTAAGGAATGTGGAAATAAATATAGTATGTTCATGTTAGCATCTTACTTTTAAAAGCTACATAGCAATACTTAGCAAAGTCAATAACAAAGATCATATTTCTTTTCGAATCAGTTAAGACTTCAGAATGAggccatgtgtggtggtgcatacttttaattctagcacttgggaggcagaggcaggtggatctctgagttcaagaccagcctggtcttcagagtgaattccaggacagccagggctacacaaagaaaccttctcaaaaaaacaaataataataataataataataataataataataataataaagaatttagAATGAGGAGCTATTTCAAGGACATTAAACGATCTATCCATGATAAGGTGGgggttttgtttccttgttgGGAATTAATCTAGGACCCCTCACATGCCAGGttaagtgttctatcactgagctatatccccaccttcttttagtttttaatccTTAGTGCTGGATtcaaggtgtgcagcaccaccgcccggcttttagttttgttttgttttttttcagggccttgcgcttgctaggcaagcactctaccactgagctaaatccccaagcccggcttttagtttttatttcaagaGTTTCACTAATTTGCCCAGGTTGGCTCTGAACTCAACCTGTAACCCGGGCAGGTCTGGAACTGTCAGTCCTCTTGCACCAGCCTCCCCGGTAGCTGGAATTGAAGTTGATGCTAGCAGTCCTGGCTGGTAGATACTATGACCAAGGTTGAAAGCACAGCAGAGTGCCCATGCATGTGCACTAGAACCCACAGAGGATGCTGCTTTGGGATCACATGGCTCCACAGAGCTTTCCCATCTGGTGTCCTGAACTTCCTACAGCACCTTCTACCCAGTGAAGGCAGCAGCCTTCAGAGATGAAAACTCCTGAGAAAAGGAGGGCCAGAGCTTCCACAGGCAGGAGGCACAGAACACGTAATGACTTACGAGAGTCATGTCGTCACAACAGGCAGCACAGGTACAGGAGGCAGCGTGGGGGTTCAAAATACCATCCTGAAACACAGAAGGTGCCGGAGATACCATAGAGGTATAAATATAGGATTATATAGACAGAAATATAGAAATGAGGGAGTCTGCCACTACCAGGAGTTGTTCACTGCTAGACTGCACGCCCACCACCAAGACAAAAATCTGAACATAAAACACAGTCACTTCTGGAAACTTGTCTAAACTGCGCCACTGCAGGTAggcttcattctctcttcctagGGATGAGACTCCATAGACACTGACTAGCCATAGCCAGGAGCTGACCTGGAGCAAGAATCAAGTCTTcttccttgggctggagagtGGGTGTAGTGGTTAAGAGTAATTGTAGAAGACCAAGGTTCAAGTCTAAGCACCCAATGGctactcacaactgtctataattccagtcccaggggatctgacatcacACGTaccatgcacatagtacacatgcacacatgcagatgaaacactcatacacataaaataataaaagtaaagaaaaaatattttctttcttccttgtaagGAAAATGGAGCAAAAGGCAGGCAGGTGTGGCTGGGTGCTACCAACCTGACTTCCTCTACCTTTATTCTCACATGTCTaatgtttctcttttctgtgcCTCCTGCTACCCCATCTGCTCCCCACAGCAATTCTCTGAGTCGATGCCAGCACACACCCAGCACACACCCAAGAACATCATGAGAGCAGATAAACCGCTCTGGTCAGGCAGCAAGTACATGTCATCAGACCCTGTCTGGTGCCATGTTCTGGGCACTTCCTACTGCTCATCTTAAAGCTGGCTGGTCCCGACACATACCTGGATGAGGCACTGCAGGGGTCTGCCCGCATAGCGGATGCTTCTCTTCCAGTCCTTGCTGCTGGCTCTTCCTGccatggcctcaaactcagttgGGCTGTACCAGTTCTCTCCCTGCTTGATACACCGACCCCGGCCACCTGGAACAAAGCGGGCTGGTCTTTAGAATTCCTCAAGGCCCGTGGCTCAATTATGTCTTGCTGACATCAGTTCCTTctactgtcttttttctttctctgccctgcctggcCTCTAATCTCACCTTCCCTATGGTCACCCAAGAGGCTGCCTGGCAAGTCATATCAAATCGACTGTCCATGGCCATTGCAAGCTTCACTGGGTCCCGAACAAGCATCAGCCCACTTCAGGAATCCTCTGTCACCTGAGGCGTCTGAGATGACTGGGGAATATGGTTgagctctgcctctctcctctcccccagttAGGGTCAACTATGACTTGTCCTTAGGTCTGTCCTTGCCTTGTGCCTGGCATGGCCTAGGCTCTAGTGACCAGGGATCCATTTCTTCTGACACATGTAAACGGCAGGCTTCCTTGGCCCCTGTTTCCTAGGAGGGTCACACAAAGAACAGAGTCTGAACACGGAATGGTGGTAGTCAAGTGCTGCCTCACCTGAGCCGAGCCTGCTCTTGTAGAGGGTGCCGCTGATGTTGCGGCAGCGCACGGGCAGCTCACTGTCATACACGGAGGGGTCCCAGTTGTACTTGGTGTCACCTTTCTCCTGGCCAGGCGCCAGCGGGGTAGGAGGGGACTGAGGACCTGGGCAAAGAGAGGCTATGAGGATTGGAGCACAGAGTGACCACAACAGCTCAGCATGTTCTGTCCCCAACCACAAAGCCCCTCACAGGTACGGAAAGGACAGCCCTGAATGGTAGCGCCACCCTTCAACTGTGGGCAGCATCTCTTCTCGCCTGGAAACTTCTGCCTTTTCTACAAACAtctattttgttttcagatttacCACTGAGGAGAACCAAAAGGAAGGCCTGGGGTCAGGTGCTGCGGGTACCTGGGGTGAGAGGTGCTGCTGGACCCTTCAGCCCAGTGGTCTCCACAATGCTCCCATCTGTGTGGACAACTATTAGCGTGGCTTTCTCAGTGTTCAGGCTGTCCCCGATCTGCAGGGCTGTCCTACCAGACTGGAAGGAAAGACACTCTTGTCAGCTCTAGGATAGCCAGAGGCTTATTACTTGGCCCAGTGGAACGTGGCCCCACTGCAAGGCTCTCACCACTTATCAGCAAGTCAGGATCTTTACCTAGGCCCACACATCCTCTCCACAGACATCTCCAAGGCACACAAGGACAGAACCAAGAACAGCACAAAGGCTGCTAAGTGTCTGCACGCCTGTCAAAGCTCAAGTGTTCATATACACAGTTCCTTTCGGGACACTGGGCAAGTCTGCCTTGCTAAGAAGACCGTGCCGTTTCTGAAGGCTTCGTCTAGAAAACAGAATGGTGTGACGGACCACAAAAAGTCTCTGACTATGGACACGGGTGCTACTGAAAGCATCTTGGATGCTAATGGTTACAGGAGTGAACATGAAGAAAGGACTGATGGATTGTGGGCCTCAGAGAAAGGAGCAGAGAGGTCAGATATAGTGACTCTTCGTATGTCTACAGATCTCAACAGAGTGCAAGCAAAGCCAGGCACCAAGAAGCTCTATTAGGGGCTGAGAGCAGCCAGAGTCTGGTGGAACACAGCTGTAAGGCCAGCTGGCATGGAGGAAGGCCTGACCACAGCCTAAGGGCTCTTCATAGATCCCTGCCTTTCTAGGTGTACACAGCACCTTTCATGGTGGTGACCTAAGATGAGGATAATGTCCTAGCTCAAATTGGGTCTTCTGCCTTACCTACCAGCCCTGAGGCTCCTCAGAGCACAGGGAGGCACACAGGCCCCCCATGGCTCCCAGAACAGCAGGTGCTCACCCACATCTAAACCCTGAGAGGGTCTTGAGAATGAGGACTACCCTCGTGGGCTGTGCAGAAGTCAAAGGCTCTGAGGACAGTTACCAAGCACCCTGAACCACACCCAAGAACAGCTTACCAGGACATGTCCTGATATCGATGCTGCATTTGCCACTGATGTCGTGAAGACGTTATCTGCAGAGGACCCCACGTTTGCCACAGTCACTGTGGTCACTTCTACAACAGAATGGAACAGAACAGAACTTCACACATGATGAAGGAAGAGCACAAAAGGCAAAGATTGTGTGAGCTTTAAAGCACCCCACATGGGTATATGTACTCCTCCCAGACACTTCTATTGATGCTCAGCTGACATCTCCTGTAATCCAGTCTTAAAGTACTTGCTTCTCCCAGAAGAGGTGGATAGCTACTCTTCCCCACCAAAGCTTTTCACATGCAGCAAAAATATCCACCATGACCTCCCATGCCCACTTCACCACTGGCCTTTCACCCTTTGCAAAGAAGCTGCAAGTATCATAGGCCTGGGACACCTCCTTGACGATCAAGACATGGCAAACTCCAGTCCAGCCTCACCCCTCTCCACGGCCATAGCTCAGGCCACTGTCTGAGATCTCCATGCCATCCTTCCCCAGAAACTCTTCCTCCTGAAAAACATGtgaacctgccacagccatgccTGAAACATGAACTTGACTCCTTGGGGCAGACAGGTCTATCAGCAGTAACTTCACAGAGCAGCTCCACAAAGATGTGTCATGGTCCTGAGACTTCCAACCACACATGCCACCAGGTTCTTCTGTATCCTGCTGCCTGCCACTGTGTATCCTTTGCAGATGCCCTTCTCGATCTCTACAATAGGTTCCATCTGGCACCTAGCATTCTAAAATGCCCAATACCCAGGAAAGCCTCTGGCATATGGGAAGTAACCAAAGATGCCAACTGGAGTCCTGCCAGCCCCATTAACCCAGCCCTGACCAACCTGAACCCCTGTACCTGTCTAGCTCATATCCATTACCAGTCTATACATGGACACACCTAAATCATCAACTCAGCAAGCACTGAGCCACCTGGACATCATCTGACTT
Protein-coding regions in this window:
- the Deaf1 gene encoding deformed epidermal autoregulatory factor 1 homolog isoform X2 — protein: MEDSDSAAKQLGLAEAAAVAAAAAVAAAAAAAAESEAEEPVLSRDEDSEEDADSEAERETRRVTAVAVMAAESGHMDMGTEALPSPDEAAAAAAFAEVTTVTVANVGSSADNVFTTSVANAASISGHVLSGRTALQIGDSLNTEKATLIVVHTDGSIVETTGLKGPAAPLTPGPQSPPTPLAPGQEKGDTKYNWDPSVYDSELPVRCRNISGTLYKSRLGSGGRGRCIKQGENWYSPTEFEAMAGRASSKDWKRSIRYAGRPLQCLIQDGILNPHAASCTCAACCDDMTLSGPVRLFVPYKRRKKENELPTTPVKKDSPKNITLLPATAATTFTVTPSGQITTSGALTFDRASTVEATAVISESPAQGDVFAGATVQEAGVQPPCRVGHPEPHYPGYQDSCQIAPFPEAALPTSHPKIVLTSLPALAVPPSTPTKAVSPTVVSGLEMSEQRSWLYLEEMVNSLLSTAQQLKTLFEQAKQASSCREAAVTQARMQVDTERKESCVNCGREAMSECTGCHKVNYCSTFCQRKDWKDHQHVCGQSTSVTVQADEVHVEESVIEKVAV
- the Deaf1 gene encoding deformed epidermal autoregulatory factor 1 homolog isoform X1, whose translation is MEDSDSAAKQLGLAEAAAVAAAAAVAAAAAAAAESEAEEPVLSRDEDSEEDADSEAERETRRVTAVAVMAAESGHMDMGTEALPSPDEAAAAAAFAEVTTVTVANVGSSADNVFTTSVANAASISGHVLSGRTALQIGDSLNTEKATLIVVHTDGSIVETTGLKGPAAPLTPGPQSPPTPLAPGQEKGDTKYNWDPSVYDSELPVRCRNISGTLYKSRLGSGGRGRCIKQGENWYSPTEFEAMAGRASSKDWKRSIRYAGRPLQCLIQDGILNPHAASCTCAACCDDMTLSGPVRLFVPYKRRKKENELPTTPVKKDSPKNITLLPATAATTFTVTPSGQITTSGALTFDRASTVEATAVISESPAQGDVFAGATVQEAGVQPPCRVGHPEPHYPGYQDSCQIAPFPEAALPTSHPKIVLTSLPALAVPPSTPTKAVSPTVVSGLEMSEQRSWLYLEEMVNSLLSTAQQLKTLFEQAKQASSCREAAVTQARMQVDTERKEQSCVNCGREAMSECTGCHKVNYCSTFCQRKDWKDHQHVCGQSTSVTVQADEVHVEESVIEKVAV
- the Deaf1 gene encoding deformed epidermal autoregulatory factor 1 homolog isoform X3, with product MPCIHILHTSLAWLSTVYIFAPLCECASLLFLFCFYPFGTFSIPTTCLVLSCFLGADSAEVTTVTVANVGSSADNVFTTSVANAASISGHVLSGRTALQIGDSLNTEKATLIVVHTDGSIVETTGLKGPAAPLTPGPQSPPTPLAPGQEKGDTKYNWDPSVYDSELPVRCRNISGTLYKSRLGSGGRGRCIKQGENWYSPTEFEAMAGRASSKDWKRSIRYAGRPLQCLIQDGILNPHAASCTCAACCDDMTLSGPVRLFVPYKRRKKENELPTTPVKKDSPKNITLLPATAATTFTVTPSGQITTSGALTFDRASTVEATAVISESPAQGDVFAGATVQEAGVQPPCRVGHPEPHYPGYQDSCQIAPFPEAALPTSHPKIVLTSLPALAVPPSTPTKAVSPTVVSGLEMSEQRSWLYLEEMVNSLLSTAQQLKTLFEQAKQASSCREAAVTQARMQVDTERKEQSCVNCGREAMSECTGCHKVNYCSTFCQRKDWKDHQHVCGQSTSVTVQADEVHVEESVIEKVAV
- the Deaf1 gene encoding deformed epidermal autoregulatory factor 1 homolog isoform X4, with amino-acid sequence MDPWSLEPRPCQAQGGRGRCIKQGENWYSPTEFEAMAGRASSKDWKRSIRYAGRPLQCLIQDGILNPHAASCTCAACCDDMTLSGPVRLFVPYKRRKKENELPTTPVKKDSPKNITLLPATAATTFTVTPSGQITTSGALTFDRASTVEATAVISESPAQGDVFAGATVQEAGVQPPCRVGHPEPHYPGYQDSCQIAPFPEAALPTSHPKIVLTSLPALAVPPSTPTKAVSPTVVSGLEMSEQRSWLYLEEMVNSLLSTAQQLKTLFEQAKQASSCREAAVTQARMQVDTERKEQSCVNCGREAMSECTGCHKVNYCSTFCQRKDWKDHQHVCGQSTSVTVQADEVHVEESVIEKVAV